One segment of Pseudodesulfovibrio sp. 5S69 DNA contains the following:
- a CDS encoding HlyD family secretion protein: MSNENMSNDAASKLKRLAAKRKSLGSRKTLLVLGPVVLVLAVVLGYPLYVRIMTHESTDDAFVEAHVVSMSPRVAGHVAEVPVHDNQWVEKGDLLVQVDRRPFEVALDVAKARLQSADAARQEAEAEVAAARSLVVQRNAALSSNRSELDQARAGVDEYAAGHNRDENDFKRMDEMVEAGAVSRQEYDHARAQAAVSKAKLLSARKKIDTQSAQIRQAVASAQAAEDGLRQAQAVVDKRVAEAREAEAEVRQAELNLSYTRITAPCAGFVTKKAVEPGTYVQVGQQLLAVVGRDVWVVANFKETQISGMKPGQSVDIEVDAYPGVTFEGHVDSIQRGTGSRFTLLPPENATGNFIKVVQRVPVKIVLNHPNGEGGYLLAPGMSVIPNVDLADGPAGDGLAGARTGRETAMQ, from the coding sequence ATGAGTAACGAAAACATGAGCAACGACGCCGCCTCCAAGCTGAAGAGGCTGGCCGCAAAACGCAAGAGCCTGGGGTCCAGGAAGACCCTGCTCGTCCTGGGACCGGTGGTCCTGGTTCTGGCCGTGGTCCTGGGTTACCCCCTGTACGTGCGGATCATGACGCACGAATCCACGGACGACGCCTTTGTCGAGGCCCACGTGGTCTCCATGAGCCCGCGCGTGGCCGGTCACGTGGCCGAGGTGCCGGTGCACGACAACCAGTGGGTGGAAAAGGGCGATCTGTTGGTCCAGGTGGACCGGCGCCCCTTCGAGGTGGCCCTGGACGTGGCCAAGGCGCGCTTGCAGTCCGCCGACGCGGCCAGGCAGGAAGCCGAGGCCGAGGTCGCGGCCGCCCGCTCCCTGGTGGTGCAGCGCAACGCGGCCCTGTCTTCCAATCGGTCCGAGCTGGACCAGGCCAGGGCGGGAGTGGACGAATACGCCGCCGGACACAATCGCGACGAGAACGACTTCAAGCGCATGGATGAAATGGTCGAGGCAGGGGCCGTGTCCCGCCAGGAATACGACCACGCACGCGCCCAGGCTGCGGTCTCCAAGGCCAAGCTCCTGTCCGCCCGGAAGAAGATCGACACCCAGTCGGCCCAGATCCGTCAGGCCGTGGCCTCGGCCCAGGCCGCCGAGGACGGGCTGCGCCAGGCCCAGGCTGTGGTCGACAAACGCGTGGCCGAGGCCCGCGAGGCCGAAGCCGAGGTCCGCCAGGCCGAACTGAACCTGTCCTACACCCGTATCACCGCCCCGTGCGCGGGCTTCGTGACCAAGAAGGCCGTGGAGCCGGGAACCTATGTCCAGGTCGGTCAGCAGCTCCTGGCCGTGGTCGGGCGCGACGTGTGGGTCGTCGCCAATTTCAAGGAGACCCAGATTTCCGGCATGAAGCCGGGCCAGTCCGTGGACATCGAGGTCGACGCCTACCCCGGAGTGACCTTCGAGGGGCACGTGGACTCCATCCAGCGGGGCACGGGCTCGCGCTTCACTCTGCTGCCGCCCGAGAACGCCACCGGCAACTTCATCAAGGTGGTCCAGCGCGTGCCGGTCAAGATTGTCCTGAACCATCCGAACGGCGAGGGTGGCTATCTCCTGGCCCCGGGCATGTCCGTCATCCCGAACGTGGACCTGGCCGACGGGCCCGCCGGTGACGGCCTCGCCGGGGCTCGGACCGGCCGCGAAACCGCGATGCAATAG
- a CDS encoding DHA2 family efflux MFS transporter permease subunit, with the protein MSMYKDPEEMSPAERWTIAFTVVFGAFMSVMDTSVVNVSMPHMMGSFGSDLSSITWVATSYSIAEIIMVTMSGWWSALLGRKNFYLASFALFTVGSIFCGTATTFNQMIIYRVIQGIGGGALIPVSQAILRETFPPRQQGTAMALYGMGVVLAPALGPICGGWLTDAWGWPWIFYINVPVCALGMLLTMRFVHDPPYLRRGIQSVDWLGIGLLTVCLTGMQVVLERGNDEQWFDSSMIVWWTVASVASLFVLVFWELRSKEPVVNFRVLKDSNLVLGSVMGLVFGVSLFGTTFVLPQFTQNILGYPAFESGLVLAPRAVTLLLFMPLAGWAFQRIGAKPLLLGGICVIVFSYYQLMQLSTSAGYLDLIPPLIVMGIGMPFMFVPLSTVSLISVDKSMITDASSIYTLARRVGGNIGYSLAAVLLDRGEAIHRVYLTSHISELSQVTQDYLAQSVQALLAKGVGATQALPLALGLLEHKVMRQATMLAYNDISFVFGCLFFVLVPMVFFLPGRAAILVLTGKGSR; encoded by the coding sequence ATGAGCATGTACAAGGATCCGGAGGAAATGTCTCCGGCCGAACGCTGGACCATCGCCTTCACGGTGGTGTTCGGCGCCTTCATGTCCGTCATGGACACCAGCGTGGTCAACGTGTCCATGCCGCACATGATGGGCAGCTTCGGCTCCGACCTGTCGTCCATCACCTGGGTGGCCACCAGTTACTCCATCGCCGAGATCATCATGGTGACCATGTCCGGCTGGTGGAGCGCGCTGCTCGGGCGCAAGAACTTCTATCTGGCTTCGTTCGCCCTGTTCACGGTCGGCTCCATCTTTTGCGGAACGGCCACCACTTTCAACCAGATGATCATCTACCGGGTTATCCAGGGCATCGGCGGCGGGGCGCTCATTCCGGTGTCCCAGGCCATCCTGCGCGAGACCTTTCCCCCTCGCCAGCAGGGCACGGCCATGGCCCTGTACGGCATGGGCGTGGTGCTGGCTCCGGCATTGGGCCCCATCTGCGGCGGTTGGCTGACCGACGCCTGGGGCTGGCCGTGGATCTTCTACATCAACGTGCCGGTCTGCGCCCTGGGCATGCTCCTGACCATGCGTTTCGTCCACGATCCGCCGTATCTGCGGCGCGGCATCCAGTCCGTGGACTGGCTCGGCATCGGGCTGTTGACCGTCTGCCTGACCGGCATGCAGGTGGTCCTGGAGCGGGGCAACGACGAGCAGTGGTTCGACTCCTCCATGATCGTCTGGTGGACCGTGGCCTCGGTGGCCTCCCTGTTCGTCCTGGTTTTCTGGGAACTGCGCAGCAAGGAGCCGGTGGTCAATTTCCGCGTGCTCAAGGACAGCAACCTTGTGCTCGGCTCGGTCATGGGCCTGGTCTTCGGCGTGTCCCTGTTCGGAACGACCTTCGTCCTGCCTCAGTTCACCCAGAACATCCTCGGCTACCCGGCCTTCGAGTCCGGCCTGGTGCTGGCCCCGCGCGCGGTGACCCTGCTCCTGTTCATGCCCCTGGCCGGTTGGGCCTTCCAGCGGATCGGGGCCAAACCCCTTCTGTTGGGGGGGATTTGCGTTATCGTCTTTTCCTATTACCAGCTCATGCAGCTCTCGACGTCGGCCGGATACCTGGATCTCATCCCGCCCTTGATCGTCATGGGCATCGGCATGCCGTTCATGTTCGTGCCCCTGTCCACGGTGTCGCTCATTTCGGTGGATAAGAGCATGATCACGGACGCCTCATCCATATACACCCTGGCCCGGCGGGTGGGCGGCAATATCGGCTACAGCCTGGCCGCCGTGCTCCTGGACCGGGGCGAGGCCATTCACCGCGTTTATCTGACTTCCCACATCAGCGAACTGAGCCAGGTCACCCAGGATTACCTGGCCCAGTCGGTCCAGGCCCTGCTGGCCAAGGGCGTGGGGGCGACTCAGGCCCTTCCGCTGGCCCTCGGCCTGCTGGAGCACAAGGTCATGCGCCAGGCCACCATGCTGGCCTACAACGACATCTCCTTCGTCTTCGGCTGCCTGTTCTTCGTCCTGGTGCCCATGGTGTTTTTCTTGCCCGGCAGGGCGGCCATTCTCGTGCTGACGGGAAAGGGAAGCCGATGA
- a CDS encoding NADP-dependent glyceraldehyde-3-phosphate dehydrogenase has protein sequence MSSSNTLFSEESAIPDPFRIDTPLEVSEYLLDGRLEPWEGELQRIESAIETAVDGVYAPKHLGSCPVMDEAAGAAAVASTKRAWNNGMGLWPTLSVDARIKHVEDFTHRMIEARDEVVRLMVWEIGKPYKECCVEFDRTIEYIRDSIDALKDLDRASSRFVIESGIYAQIRRAPLGPTLCMGPYNYPLNETFATLIPALLMGNPVIIKPPRHGKLLFAPLMEAFRDCFPAGVVNLVFGNRRLVKPILESGVINVLAFIGSSEAANAMRLLHPSPNRLRCILGLGAKNAAVVMESADMDLAVSEAVSGSLSFSGQRCTALKILFVHENVVDEFIRRFNEGLKTMTIGMPWDEGVRITPLPEPGKIEYLTDLVADAEAHGARVVNPGGGAVDRSLFHPAVLYPVNGEMKVYHEEQFGPVVPIVPFKDVETPIRYIIESRYGQQMSIFSDDAAEVASLVDPMVNQVCRVNVNCLCQRGPDVFPFTGRKDSAEGTLSVGDALRCFSIRTLVAAKGTPRNKTLLSDIARTHKSNFLSTDFIM, from the coding sequence ATGAGCTCATCGAACACGCTGTTTTCCGAAGAATCCGCCATCCCCGACCCGTTCCGCATCGACACCCCCCTGGAGGTCTCCGAGTACCTGCTCGACGGCCGCCTCGAACCTTGGGAAGGCGAGCTGCAACGGATCGAATCCGCCATAGAGACCGCCGTTGACGGCGTTTATGCCCCCAAGCATCTCGGCTCCTGCCCGGTCATGGACGAGGCGGCCGGGGCGGCCGCCGTGGCCTCTACCAAGAGGGCCTGGAACAACGGCATGGGGCTGTGGCCGACCCTGTCCGTGGACGCGCGCATCAAGCACGTGGAGGACTTCACCCACCGCATGATCGAGGCGCGCGATGAAGTGGTCCGCCTCATGGTCTGGGAGATCGGCAAGCCCTACAAGGAGTGCTGCGTGGAGTTCGACCGGACCATCGAGTACATCCGCGACTCCATCGACGCCCTCAAGGACTTGGACCGCGCCTCGTCGCGTTTCGTCATCGAATCCGGGATTTACGCCCAAATCCGCCGCGCGCCCCTCGGGCCGACCCTGTGCATGGGCCCGTACAACTATCCGCTGAACGAGACCTTTGCCACGCTCATCCCGGCCCTGCTCATGGGCAACCCGGTGATCATCAAGCCGCCCAGGCACGGCAAGCTGCTCTTCGCGCCGCTCATGGAGGCCTTCCGCGACTGCTTCCCGGCGGGCGTGGTCAACCTGGTCTTCGGCAACCGCAGGCTGGTCAAGCCCATCCTCGAATCCGGTGTGATCAACGTCCTGGCCTTCATCGGCTCCAGCGAGGCGGCCAACGCCATGCGGCTGCTGCACCCCAGCCCCAACCGGCTGCGCTGCATCCTCGGCCTGGGGGCCAAGAACGCGGCCGTGGTCATGGAGTCTGCGGACATGGACCTGGCCGTGTCCGAGGCCGTGTCCGGCAGCTTGTCCTTCAGCGGCCAGCGGTGCACGGCCCTCAAGATCCTCTTTGTCCATGAAAACGTGGTCGACGAGTTCATCCGCCGCTTCAACGAAGGGCTCAAGACCATGACCATCGGCATGCCCTGGGACGAGGGCGTGCGCATCACGCCCCTGCCCGAGCCGGGCAAGATCGAGTACCTGACCGACCTGGTGGCCGACGCCGAGGCGCACGGCGCCAGGGTGGTCAACCCCGGCGGCGGAGCCGTGGACCGGTCCCTGTTCCATCCCGCGGTGCTCTATCCCGTGAATGGGGAGATGAAGGTCTATCACGAGGAGCAGTTCGGCCCGGTGGTGCCCATCGTGCCGTTCAAGGACGTGGAGACCCCCATCCGCTATATCATCGAGTCCCGCTACGGGCAGCAGATGTCCATTTTCAGCGACGACGCGGCCGAGGTGGCCTCCCTGGTGGACCCCATGGTCAACCAGGTCTGCCGGGTGAACGTCAACTGCCTGTGCCAGCGCGGGCCGGACGTCTTCCCGTTCACCGGGCGCAAGGACTCGGCCGAGGGCACCCTGTCCGTGGGCGACGCCCTGCGCTGCTTCTCCATCCGCACCCTGGTGGCGGCCAAGGGCACCCCGCGCAACAAGACCCTGCTCTCGGACATCGCCCGCACACACAAGTCGAACTTCCTGAGCACGGACTTCATCATGTAA
- a CDS encoding sensor histidine kinase: MVRPNLRHTIILGIAIFTLAFGSIALLSLSNLNRLQEAVLLVERADDLRNLILEIRREEKNFFLYQDGSLFSVGRENLNRAGTILAELSGEVVQLHGETHGTALAQGMSRYGELLARLSSDSGDVGENSPAAHALRETGQNLVEHSRAIAELERDNILNINQRLRMTLFISMGVVALVVLALVFFVSKAILGPLTQVQAATRRIAQGTFVPLAVREDGDEIQQVFVALNSMVEELKKRQTQLVQAQKLSSIGTLASGIAHQLNNPLNNISTSAQILAEETGGQDEFADKMMTNITQETLRARDIVKGLLEFSRHKDFSPAPCNLKEVLESAVRLVSGQLGPRIGVDIRVPDDVTLYLDRQRFQEALLNLIINSIQAIGDREGTIRIATSRETDHKVLTISDNGPGMPPDTLQRIFDPFFSTKEVGQGTGLGLYIVYGIIEEHRGSIRVDSTPGEGTAFTIKLPLEPEENA, translated from the coding sequence ATGGTCAGACCCAATCTGAGACATACCATCATACTCGGCATAGCCATCTTCACCCTGGCCTTCGGCAGCATCGCCCTGCTCTCCCTGTCCAACCTGAACAGGCTGCAGGAGGCGGTCCTTCTGGTGGAGCGGGCCGACGACCTGCGCAACCTGATTCTTGAAATCCGCCGCGAGGAAAAGAACTTCTTCCTCTACCAGGACGGTTCCCTGTTTTCCGTGGGCCGCGAGAACCTCAACCGGGCCGGAACCATCCTCGCCGAGTTGTCCGGCGAGGTCGTCCAGCTCCACGGCGAGACCCACGGCACCGCCCTGGCCCAGGGCATGAGCCGATACGGCGAACTGCTCGCCCGGCTCAGTTCCGATTCCGGCGACGTCGGCGAGAACAGCCCGGCGGCCCACGCCCTGCGCGAGACCGGCCAGAACCTGGTGGAGCACTCCAGGGCCATCGCCGAGTTGGAGCGGGACAACATCCTGAACATCAACCAGCGGCTGCGCATGACCCTGTTCATCTCCATGGGCGTGGTCGCCCTGGTGGTCCTGGCCCTGGTTTTCTTCGTGTCCAAGGCCATCCTCGGGCCGCTGACCCAGGTCCAGGCGGCCACGCGGCGCATCGCCCAAGGGACCTTCGTGCCCCTGGCCGTGCGCGAGGACGGCGACGAGATCCAGCAGGTCTTCGTGGCCCTCAACTCCATGGTGGAGGAGCTCAAGAAGCGCCAGACCCAACTGGTCCAGGCCCAGAAGCTCTCCTCCATCGGCACACTGGCCTCGGGCATCGCCCACCAGTTGAACAACCCCCTGAACAACATCTCCACCTCGGCCCAGATCCTGGCCGAGGAGACCGGCGGGCAGGACGAGTTCGCGGACAAGATGATGACCAACATCACCCAGGAGACCCTGCGCGCCCGGGACATCGTCAAGGGGCTGCTCGAATTTTCCCGGCACAAGGACTTCTCGCCCGCGCCGTGCAACCTCAAGGAGGTCCTGGAAAGCGCGGTACGCCTGGTCTCGGGCCAGCTCGGGCCACGCATAGGCGTGGACATCCGCGTGCCGGACGACGTAACCCTGTACCTCGACCGGCAGCGCTTCCAGGAGGCCCTGCTCAACCTGATCATCAACTCCATCCAGGCCATCGGTGACCGGGAGGGGACCATCAGGATAGCGACCTCGCGGGAGACGGACCACAAGGTCCTGACCATCTCCGACAACGGGCCGGGCATGCCCCCGGACACCCTGCAACGCATCTTCGACCCCTTCTTCTCCACCAAGGAAGTGGGCCAGGGCACGGGGCTCGGCCTGTACATCGTCTACGGCATCATCGAGGAGCACCGGGGCTCCATCCGGGTCGACTCCACCCCCGGCGAGGGGACCGCTTTCACCATCAAACTCCCCCTTGAGCCCGAGGAGAACGCATGA
- a CDS encoding TetR/AcrR family transcriptional regulator, protein MKEDSEKEQRILDTAAELFSRQPFHKVLLSDVARAAAVGKGTLYLYFKSKDDLYFAVLFREFSSLIDSMRSFLDETELGPDGQLAGVVRILAEHFYARAFNMELLGFVVTCPVTDEWKQLRADLWSLFEGIIRSGIEQGLFRDEDPALTARYISGLVRAVCLFAPGAAGLDEVCRHASEFVLRGLGKKQ, encoded by the coding sequence ATGAAAGAAGACAGCGAAAAGGAACAGCGCATTCTGGACACGGCGGCCGAGCTTTTTTCCCGGCAGCCCTTCCACAAGGTCCTGTTGAGCGACGTGGCCCGCGCGGCGGCGGTGGGCAAGGGAACCCTGTACCTCTACTTCAAGAGCAAGGACGATCTCTATTTCGCGGTCCTGTTCCGGGAGTTCTCCAGTCTGATCGATTCCATGCGCAGCTTCCTGGACGAGACCGAACTGGGCCCGGACGGGCAGCTGGCAGGGGTGGTCCGTATCCTGGCCGAGCACTTTTACGCCAGGGCCTTCAACATGGAGCTGCTCGGCTTCGTGGTCACCTGCCCGGTGACCGACGAGTGGAAGCAATTGCGCGCCGACCTGTGGAGTCTGTTCGAGGGGATTATCCGGAGCGGCATCGAGCAGGGGCTGTTCCGGGACGAGGACCCCGCCCTGACGGCCCGGTACATATCCGGCCTGGTCCGGGCGGTCTGTCTGTTCGCGCCCGGCGCTGCCGGGCTGGACGAGGTCTGCCGCCACGCCAGCGAGTTCGTCCTTCGGGGGCTCGGCAAGAAACAATGA
- a CDS encoding VCBS domain-containing protein — protein MTATSTTQAPVIQVSLPGAGRSVSYRLTPDALVRFTFDLADAEFIGNGNNLELVVEDGGTIILQDYLPLAEANTLPVFEMLDGQQVEGGVYLFAFEGNQPVTEQDIETAAAGATSGSGAGEYTDDPGTLFDGLNALGPQVDAYDGHLFPTIDPIVTDLPEAAAIPPVAVGDVSRIVESGTNRSGGENGHYDAGQGLFSSVTGNLLLNDYDDDNVDYPETGGADTELSVLTIDFPGQDFTGNNPGPEEVSGTGTQVNGQYGTLTVHADGSYEYALDETLADPLREGQEVTEQFLYTAVAPDGNESNTATLTITVVGTNDPPEALDDVSADVVEQGSEVAGIAIAAGNVLHNDADIDNVGYEDLAPAYKDQLPTDPDGLIELGVTSIYSYGTSQYAGTPDGNGNFTVNGTYGTLTINADGAYEYALDQDKADPLNIGDNPTEDFGYSMWDGEKYDYAYLRIPVLGSNDAPVADADVNAFTEAVDDAAPADVLGAVLANDTDVDNTAAELSVADIRYSGDGTPPVRVSEAYTADHVIEGRYGTLYLNNDGTYHYVEDKTATDPLNTNNAAVTDVFTYDVTDNQAGGALSDTATLTITIDPANDSPVAVHDGSHGIFITNTVETVIDDWSGVSGSVIYRPGYTVTAESFDANGDPINDVQFTTWGNDQHLGIHTNGTSDSQKVDDLDGREQITFEFDDPQSSFSTEFIAQGNNHVNAWVYPIGGGVPVMFENVGNAVHITPGFDFDTIVFIPDGSFGMESLTTVTGGENLLMGTAGGNVLANDYDVDNVTFDDATASGDMGAMELSVSDIDSGNVPGNAPSTGTDLDGDYYTVDGEFGSLKIYETGEWSYTPHEAVGGEGGWQNLDHSATDTFVYTVSDGLGGTDTAAIEVSLNVNTTSATGGTGTLSGTDGSDVLFPADGDSVSSGAGNDVIVIVIDPVYLGGGAATIDVTDFSDHDRLALGNMEGASVAITSNSNDVSLVFSDIDGSDDITVNLLGVAPVHDAVDQTVGITSSADLNQLIQTIIDSGNASMA, from the coding sequence ATGACCGCCACCAGCACCACCCAAGCCCCTGTCATCCAGGTATCACTGCCTGGTGCGGGCCGGTCCGTGTCGTATCGACTGACGCCGGACGCATTGGTACGGTTCACCTTTGATCTCGCGGATGCGGAATTCATCGGTAACGGCAATAACCTTGAACTCGTCGTGGAAGACGGCGGGACGATCATTCTGCAGGACTACCTGCCCCTGGCCGAAGCGAACACCCTGCCCGTATTCGAGATGCTCGACGGCCAGCAGGTGGAAGGCGGGGTCTATCTCTTCGCCTTCGAGGGCAACCAGCCCGTGACCGAACAGGACATCGAGACCGCGGCGGCCGGAGCCACCTCCGGTTCGGGCGCCGGTGAATACACCGACGACCCCGGCACCCTGTTCGACGGCCTCAACGCCTTGGGCCCGCAGGTCGACGCGTACGACGGGCACCTCTTTCCGACCATTGACCCCATCGTCACCGACCTTCCCGAAGCGGCGGCGATTCCCCCGGTGGCCGTGGGCGATGTCAGCCGCATCGTCGAGAGCGGCACCAACCGCTCCGGGGGCGAAAACGGACACTATGACGCAGGCCAGGGGCTGTTCAGCTCCGTGACCGGCAACCTGCTGCTCAACGACTATGACGACGACAATGTGGACTACCCCGAAACGGGCGGGGCCGACACCGAGCTGTCCGTCCTGACCATCGACTTCCCCGGCCAGGACTTCACCGGGAACAACCCCGGCCCCGAAGAGGTTTCCGGCACCGGCACCCAGGTCAACGGCCAATACGGCACCCTGACCGTGCACGCCGACGGCTCCTATGAATATGCATTGGACGAGACCCTGGCCGACCCCTTGCGCGAAGGCCAGGAAGTGACCGAACAGTTCCTGTATACGGCTGTGGCCCCGGACGGCAACGAGAGCAATACCGCCACCCTGACCATCACCGTGGTCGGGACCAACGACCCGCCCGAGGCCCTCGACGACGTCTCCGCCGATGTCGTCGAGCAGGGCTCCGAAGTGGCCGGCATCGCCATAGCGGCGGGCAACGTCCTGCACAACGACGCCGACATCGACAACGTGGGCTACGAGGACCTGGCCCCGGCCTACAAGGACCAGCTCCCCACCGACCCGGACGGGCTTATCGAACTGGGCGTGACCAGTATCTACAGCTACGGCACCAGCCAGTATGCGGGCACCCCGGACGGCAACGGCAACTTCACCGTGAACGGCACCTACGGCACGCTGACCATCAATGCAGACGGCGCCTACGAATACGCCCTGGACCAGGACAAGGCCGATCCCCTGAACATAGGGGACAACCCGACCGAGGACTTCGGCTACTCCATGTGGGACGGCGAGAAGTACGACTACGCCTACCTGCGCATCCCGGTGCTCGGCTCCAATGACGCGCCCGTGGCCGACGCGGACGTGAACGCTTTCACCGAAGCGGTGGACGACGCGGCCCCTGCGGACGTGCTCGGCGCGGTGCTGGCCAACGACACCGACGTGGACAACACGGCCGCCGAGCTGTCCGTCGCGGACATCCGGTACTCGGGCGACGGCACCCCGCCCGTGCGGGTCAGCGAAGCCTACACCGCCGACCACGTAATCGAGGGCCGGTACGGCACCCTGTACCTGAACAACGACGGAACCTACCACTACGTCGAGGACAAGACGGCCACCGATCCGCTGAACACGAACAACGCGGCCGTGACCGACGTGTTCACCTATGACGTGACGGACAACCAGGCGGGCGGCGCGCTCAGCGACACCGCCACCCTGACCATCACCATCGACCCGGCCAACGACTCCCCGGTCGCGGTCCATGACGGCTCGCACGGGATCTTCATCACCAACACCGTGGAAACCGTCATCGACGACTGGAGCGGCGTGTCCGGCTCGGTCATCTACCGTCCGGGCTACACCGTGACCGCCGAGTCCTTCGACGCGAACGGCGACCCGATCAACGACGTCCAGTTCACCACCTGGGGCAACGACCAGCACTTGGGCATCCACACCAACGGCACGAGCGACAGCCAGAAGGTCGACGACCTCGACGGCCGCGAGCAGATCACCTTCGAGTTCGACGATCCGCAGAGTTCGTTCAGCACCGAGTTCATCGCCCAGGGCAACAACCACGTCAACGCCTGGGTCTACCCCATCGGCGGCGGGGTTCCGGTCATGTTCGAGAACGTGGGCAACGCGGTCCACATCACCCCGGGCTTCGACTTCGACACTATCGTCTTCATCCCGGACGGTTCCTTCGGCATGGAAAGCCTGACCACGGTCACCGGCGGCGAAAACCTGCTCATGGGTACGGCCGGAGGCAACGTGCTGGCCAATGACTACGACGTGGACAACGTGACCTTCGACGACGCGACGGCAAGCGGCGACATGGGCGCCATGGAGTTGTCCGTGTCCGACATCGACTCCGGCAACGTGCCCGGCAACGCCCCGAGCACGGGCACCGACCTGGACGGCGACTACTACACCGTGGACGGCGAGTTCGGCTCGCTGAAGATCTACGAGACCGGCGAGTGGTCATACACCCCGCACGAGGCCGTTGGCGGCGAAGGCGGCTGGCAGAACCTGGACCACAGCGCCACCGACACCTTCGTGTACACCGTGTCCGACGGCCTGGGCGGGACCGACACCGCCGCCATCGAGGTCTCCCTGAACGTGAACACGACCAGCGCCACCGGCGGGACCGGCACCCTGTCCGGCACCGACGGCAGCGACGTCCTCTTCCCGGCGGACGGCGACTCCGTCTCCTCAGGAGCGGGCAACGACGTCATCGTCATCGTCATCGACCCGGTCTACCTGGGCGGCGGCGCGGCCACGATCGACGTCACCGACTTCAGCGACCACGACCGCCTGGCGCTCGGCAACATGGAAGGAGCGAGCGTGGCGATAACCTCCAACAGCAATGATGTCAGCCTGGTCTTCTCCGACATCGACGGCAGCGACGACATCACGGTCAACCTCCTGGGGGTTGCCCCGGTGCACGACGCGGTGGATCAGACGGTGGGAATCACCTCCAGCGCCGATCTGAACCAGCTCATCCAGACCATCATCGACTCCGGCAACGCCAGCATGGCTTAG
- the ybaK gene encoding Cys-tRNA(Pro) deacylase has translation MTPAINAAKKAKIKYTVHEYDHDPAAPSFGVEAAEKLGVPPERVFKTLVVDAGGSLAVAVVPVLLKLDLKAMAKALKAKKAAMADVKVVERTTGYVVGGVSPLGQKKRLPTVVDASAEGLGTLFVSGGRRGLDIELAPADLAALTRASFAPVAR, from the coding sequence ATGACTCCCGCAATCAACGCGGCCAAGAAGGCCAAGATCAAGTACACGGTCCACGAATACGATCACGATCCCGCGGCCCCGTCCTTCGGGGTGGAGGCGGCGGAAAAGCTCGGCGTCCCGCCCGAGCGGGTCTTCAAAACCCTGGTGGTGGACGCGGGTGGCAGCCTGGCCGTGGCCGTGGTCCCGGTCCTGCTCAAGCTCGACCTCAAGGCCATGGCCAAGGCCCTGAAGGCCAAGAAGGCGGCCATGGCCGACGTCAAGGTGGTCGAGCGGACCACCGGCTACGTGGTCGGCGGGGTCTCCCCGCTGGGCCAGAAGAAGCGGCTGCCCACGGTGGTCGACGCGTCCGCCGAGGGGCTCGGAACCCTGTTCGTCAGTGGTGGCCGACGGGGCCTGGACATCGAACTCGCTCCGGCCGACCTGGCCGCGCTGACCCGGGCGTCCTTTGCGCCCGTGGCCCGCTAG